Within the Acidobacteriota bacterium genome, the region CTCTTTCGGACACAGGGTAAAAACGTGTTTTTCTTCCGTTACGCAAGAGGCGCCGGTTTCGCATCGGCTCACGTGGTGGCTGCAACCGAGAAGCTGTCCCGAATCCCTCGGAGGGTGAGCGAAATGCCCCATGTCGTGTTTTCAAACGCCTTGGAACTGGATGCGCTCAACCGGGCATTCAAGCCGTTTTGTTGGCGCGAGGACGAAGTGTTGTTTAAGGTCAACGAGCTGTGGATGGCTTCCCGGGCGAGTGCCGTGCTGCTGGAATGCGTCATCGTGCACGACGGACATGACGAATGTTTCTATGTGGAAGTGGCCAACAAACAGGCAGGTGCTGTCATCCGAGTATCACCGATAAAGGAGGCGGAGCGGACCGAACTTGTCTTCCGTTGCCTTGCTGGCATAGCCCGCCGGTTCCTGTCCTCGTTTCCGGACCTCCGGGTGGCGCGCCACAACCTCGGCGCCTGGGCGCCGGTCGGTATCGACGGTCAGCATCGGCCTGATGTTTTCTGGATTGAGCGGAACCATGGATCCGAACCCACTTCCGTGGAATGATGTCGGTGGTTTTCTCCGCAGACGGTTCGGCGGTCGGGTGAGCAAAGTGCTCGTCAACACCGATCGGCCATGCCCGCATCGCGCGGTGGCGGGCGGTTGTGTGTTCTGTGACGAGGAGAGCGTTCTGCCGTCCTATCTGCACAGCTCGCTGCCGGTAGCCGAGCAGGTGCGTCAGGGGATGGAGGTCCGGAGGCGCCGGGGAGCGATCACGGGCTGCATTGTGTATTTTCAGCGCGGCACCTACACCGCTGCACCGGTCGATGTGCTGCGGCGGGAATTCGAGGAAGCCCTTGCCGTGGATGGTGTGGTGGCCTTGGCGGTGGGCACGCGGCCGGACTGTCTGCCGGTGCCCGTGATCGAACTGCTCGCCGGTCTGGCAATCCGTCGGCCGCTGTTTGTAGACGTGGGACTCCAGTCGGTGCATCCGGAGACCCTGAACCGTATCCGGCGGGGACACGATGCAGCCGAATTTGAATGGGCCATCAAGCGGCTGGCGGTGCTGCCGGGTGTGCTGCCCATCGCCCACATGATTTTGGGTTTGCCTGGCGAGGACGCTCCGATGATGCGGGCCAGTTTCCGCTGGCTCGCCCGCCTTCCGCTCCACGGTGTCAAGATTCACCACCTCCAAGTGGTGCGGGACACGCCGTTGGAGGCCGAATATCGAGCCGGTCGGATTCAGCCCATCGCTCAAGAGGATTATGTGCCGCTGCTGGCAGACGTGTTGGAGGAGCTGCCAGCGGAGTTCGTGATCCATCGCCTGGTGGGTGATCAGCCGGCGCCTGTTCTGCTGGCGCCCCGGTGGACGTGGTCCAAACATCAGGTGCGCCTTGCGCTGATGAACGAATTCAAACGCCGCGGCACCCGCCAGGGCGCACGGGCAGACGGCTGCCGCACGTCCGCTTCGTGAGCGGATCGGGACAATGAAGCGAAAATGAGCGACCTCCTGCTGCATATCGTACTGGTCCAGCCACTGATACCACCCAACACGGGGAATGTGGCGCGATTGTGTGCCGCCACCGGCTGTGCGCTCCACTTGGTGGAGCCGTTGGGATTCAGTCTGGAGGACCGCCAGCTGAAACGGGCAGGTCTGGATTACTGGGAGCACGTGACCGTGAGTGTCTGGCCGGATTTTCGGCACCTGCAACTCGCCATGGGTCCACGCCCGTTCCACCTGTTCAGCTCCCGGGTGAAACGTCCCTACACTCAGGCGCCATATGGCCCCGGAGACATGCTTGTATTCGGGAACGAGGAAAACGGTTTGCCCGATGACCTGTTGCTGGCTCATGCCGAGTGCACCTACACCATACCCATGTGGGGGGCGGTGCGCAGCCTCAACCTGTCCACCAGCGTGGGCATCGTCACGTATGAAGCGCTGCGGGTGATCCATGGCTTTTAACCGCTGACCATGGACCGTTCAGTGAAAAACGCCCTTTCGTGTTGAAAGGGCGGCAGAGAAGGGTTGCTGTTGTCTTGGGTTGCGTTCACTTATACGCAGCAGTCGGGCGATGGTTCCCGGTAAAAACGATCAGCGAACGCGGTCTTCACCGGAATGCTGACCGGTTGGGTCAGCTCGTAAGGGGAATTCTTTTGTGACGGATCGGTCTTTGTGGTGAAATAGTCCCGCGATCACCGGTGGAACGGTCTGGAGAACGGGATGAAGCCGCGGCTCAGCATTATCATCGTCAACTGGAATTCAGGCCCGCGTCTGCGCGCGAACGTGGAGAGCCTGCGGCGGGAAAACGATCCAACCGGTCTTGAGGTCATGATTGTGGACAACGCATCGACCGACGGCAGCGCCGACATGATCGCCGGTGACGCAACAGCCTGCCTGATCCGACTTCTTTCCAACCGCGGTTTCGCTGCCGCCGCCAACACGGCCGCCCGGGAGGCCCGCGGGAATTGGCTGCTGTTTTTAAATCCCGATATCATCCACACGCCGAACAACATCGGCCGTCTTCTCGCAGGTGTGACCGGCCGCACGGAGGCTGTCGGTGGCTGCGGATGCTTGGTGGACACGGAAGGGCGTCCCCAGCGGCATTTTCAACTCCGGCAATTGCCATCGCCGGCCTGGGCGCTGGCCGAACTACTCTTGCCGCAACAGGTAAGGATCAACGGATGGGGGCTGAGACGTCACTTTTACGCCCACTATCCGTGGGACCGCCCCTTCCGGGTGCAGCAACCGGCGGCCGCCTGTCTGTTGTTGCGGACGGACGCGTTTCGCGAACTGGGGGGGTTCGACGAGGCATTCAGTCCCGCCTGGTTTGAGGACGTGGATTTATGCCGGCGTTTGAGAGACCGCCGACTGGATCTCTGGTTTGTTCCAGACGCGCGGTTCATCCATGAAGGGGGATACAGTGCGTCGGCATTGTCTCCGGCGGAATTTCTATCCATCTATTGGGGAAACGCGTGCCGATATTACACGAAACACCATCCGGCGTTCGCGGTGCTTTACCGCCGCCTGGTACCGGTGGGGCTGTACATGCGGGCGGCGGTTGCGGCATCCGCCGACCGCCGCCAGGCTTTATGCGAAGCCGGACGCCGGTTGATGGATCGCATCCGCACAACCGGCACGGACAGGAGCTGAACCGTGGCCGCCAAACTTGCCGTGCAGCTGGTCACATTCAACTCGCGGGAGGATCTTCCCGGCTGCCTGACCAGTTTGGCGGCGCAGACGTTCCGGGATTTCGAGATTCATGTGCTGGACAACGCATCAGCCGACGGCACCCGCGCTTTTCTGAAAGAGCATCGGGCCGAGCTAACCGTGCTGGAATACGCGCCGTGCAATCTGGGCTTCGCCGCGGCGCACAACCGGCTGCTTGCCGGACATGCCGCCGAGTATGTCCTGTTTCTCAACCCGGATACGGAGCTGGCGCCCGACTGTCTCGAACGAGGTGTCGATCGTTTGTCGCGTCACCCCGAATGCGGCAGCCTGTCACCCAAACTCTGGCGACTCGTGGTGACAGATGCGGAGCGTGTGCGGACGCACGTGCTGGATTCCACGGGCATCTATTGGCTTCGCAACCAGCGACACCTGGATCGGGGCAGCGGCGAGCCCGATACCGGGCAATACGACCGGCCCGCGTATGTGTTCGGGGCAACCGGCGCAGCCTCTTTCTACCGCCGGACGTGTTTGGCTGACGTGGCTGTGGACGGAGAAATCCTGGATGAGGATTTCTTCGCCTATCGCGAGGACGCCGAACTTGCGTGGCGGGCCGCCTGGCGAGGTTGGCGCTGCGTGTTTGACCCGGCGGTCACCGCCTGGCATGTCCGCCGGGTGCTGCCTGAAAACCGCCGCCGCACGCACCCGGACATCAACCTGCACTCGGTGAAAAATCGGTGGCTCCTTCGGTTCAAAGACATGCCGTTCAGCATGTATCTTCGCTGGTTTGTCCCCATCAGCCTGCGCGACCTGGCGGTGGTGGTTTACGTTCCCCTGTGCGAACCCCGCTCCTTGATGGCTTTTGTTTCAATTGCCCGGCTGCTGCCCCGATTTTTATACAAACGACGGATGGTCTTTGCCCGGGCCACAGTCTCTCGGCAGGAGATTGAGCAGTGGTTTTACCGGCCGGAGATGCCTTTCGCGACGGGGGCTGAAAACCACGCGGAGTGAATATCACGGTGGGTGGGACAACGCGGATCATGTTTTGCAAACCCGAGTGATGCGAGCACCCAGGGCGCGGAGTTTGGAATCCACCTGGGCATACCCGCGCTCGATCTGGTGGATGTTCCGGATGACCGATTCTCCCTGAGCGGCCAGCGCAGCCAGGACCAAGGCCATGCCGGCGCGGATGTCGGGACTTTCCATGTTTTCGCCATACAGCTTGCTGGGTCCCTGCACGATGCATCGGTGGGGATCACAGAGCACGATCTGGGCTCCCATCGCAACCAGCTTGTCGGTGAAAAACATCCGGCTGGGATACATCCAGTCATGGAACAGCACGCTGCCGCGGCTCTGGGTGGCGGTGACAATGGCAATGCTCATCAGGTCAGTGGGAAACGCCGGCCACGGCATCACCCTGACCTCCGGAATGGCGCCGCCGAGCTCCGGTTCGACAACCAGGCGCTGATCGGCGGAAACCACCACATCGTCGCCGTCCACAGTCCAGTCAACACCGAATTTGTTGAAGGTCATGCGGATCATGCCCAAATATTGCGGCCCGGCGCGGCGGATCCGAACGGCGCCGCGAGTGACCGCGGCCGCGCCGATAAAACTGACAACTTCCATGTAGTCGGGGCCGATGGTGAATTCTGCACCTTTCAGCCGGGTCACACCCTCGATGCGCAACACGTTGGACCCGATGTGGTCAATCCGCGCGCCCATGCGGTTGAGAAGCAGACACAGTTCCTGGACATGGGGCTCGGAGGCCGCGTTGCGGAGGTATGTGGTGCCTCGGGCAGTCACCGCGCCCATGATGGCGTTTTCGGTGGCCGTGACTCCCGCTTCATCCAGCAAAATGTCGGCGCCGCTTAAGCCCTCGCTGTGAAACTGAAACTCCTTGCGGATTCGATCATAATCAGTTCGGGCGCCCAACGCCTGCAGAGCCTGCAAATGGGTGTCCAGGCGCCGCCGCCCGATGACATCACCGCCCGGTGGGGGCAGACGCAGGTTGCCGCAGCGGGCGGTCACCGGACCGGCCAGCAGGATGGAGGCGCGGATCTTCAGGCACAGTTCCGGATCGAGATCGGCGGGCCGGACTTGACTCGCCTGGATGCACCATGTGCCGCCCCCCACATCAGTCACGCTCACACCCAGGCTCTCCATCAAGGCGCGCATGGTGCGTACGTCACCAATGTCGGGGACGTTGAGAAGTGTGACCGGTTCCTCGGTGAGCAGGCAGGCGGCGAGCAGGGGTAGTGCGGCGTTTTTGTTCCCCGACGGTGTGACTTCGCCCTGCAACGGATGCCCGCCCTCGATGACGAACTGCTCCATCTGTTACCTCCGTGCCGCTGTCTGCCGGACTCTGGTCCGCTTATTGTAAACCAAACCAGCAATGATACACAGCCTCCCCTTTCGGTTGATTGTATGGGTTGTGGCGAAACAAGAAACATCTTCGATCGGGTGAGATACAGTTTGGGCAGCACAAACAAATTGACCGAATGATTGTACTGTAATATCATCTTAATATCTGATCGGCGGAGGTGTGGCATGGATGCGATATTTGAACGGCCCGCATGGCGGATCAACGGATTCCTGCTCCTGCTCATCAACTTGGTGATCTTTTTCTGGAGTGTGCTCGGAATCATCACCGCTGCCCGACTGGACGACACATCGGTGTTCGGTCCGCTTGGCTTCGGTATTGCCGGCATGATCGGGGGCAGCATCATGACGGGTGGTTTCTTCGTTGTGCATCCAAACGAATCGCGGGTTCTCATCTTCTTCGGCCGTTACGTGGGCAGTGTTCGCGAAAGCGGTTTCTGGTGGACCAACCCGTTCACGGTCAAAAAGCGGTTGTCCTTGCGGGTGCACAATTTTAACAGCGAAAAACTGAAGGTCAACGACGCGCAGGGCAACCCCATCGAGATTGCTGCGGTCATTGTCTGGCGGGTGGTGGATTCGGCCAAGGCGATGTTCGACGTGGAGAACTACGAGCAGTTCGTAGCCATCCAGAGCGAGACGGCTATCCGGGGATTGGCCAGCACCTATCCGTATGACAGCCACGAAGAGGGAGAAAGCTCGCTGCGGGGCAGCCCGTCCGAAGTGGCGGATAATCTGCGCAGCGAAGTACATAACCGGCTGGAGATTGCCGGTGTGGAAGTGCTTGACGCCCGCATCAGCCATCTGGCATACGCCCCGGAGATCGCTCAGGCGATGCTGCGCCGGCAGCAGGCTCAGGCAATCATCGCAGCCCGCCAGAAAATCGTGGAGGGCGCCGTGGGAATGGTCCAGATGGCGCTTCAAATGCTCAGTGAGCAAAAACTGGTGCAACTGGACGAGGAGCGCAAGGCCGCCATGGTGAACAATCTGCTGGTCGCCCTGGTTTCGGAGCAGGAAACACAGCCCATCATCAACACCGGGACACTGTTTGGATGAGCAAGAACAAACGGTTCTTGCTGCGCCTCGATGACCGCATGTATGCGGCCTTGGAAAAATGGGCCGCCGACGACCTGCGCAGCGTGAACAGCCAGATTGAATATGTCTTGCAGGAAGCGCTGCGCCGGGCCGGTCGACTCAAAACCGCCGGCGCGGCGCCGCCGGATTCGGACGGGACAGCGCCGCGTGGGCGATCCCGAAAGCAGACCTAGAGCAGGCGACGGATTCCACAGGTCATCACTTTGTGTTGCGATGGGCCCAAATGGCGGATATGACACAGGCGAACACGGCGCCCATCCGCAATTCCACATCCTCAGCGCACATCCGGTCATCAATTTGCCAGCGCGACCAGTCGTGGCTGTATGTTGCCGATACATGCATGGTGCCGGCGGGGCCGGATACGCTCCAGCGCTGCCAGTCGTTGCTGTAGATCATGGCGACGCGGAGTGTCCGCCCGCCGCGGGAAACTTCCCAGCGCTCGTAGCTGCCGGAGTAGACGGTTCGGATAGCGATGTCACCGCAATCCCATCGCTCCATGGAATTCGAGTAGGTGGCAGAGATGGAGGCGCTTCGATTTCCAATCTGGACGCTCCATCGGTCGACGGCGCCGGAATAGGTGGCGGACAGCGTGCCGCCTCCGTCCACCAGATCAATGTCCCAACGCTCCCATGATCCGGAATAGGTCGCGTTCAATCCGGTGAAGCAAGCTGAGGCGTCGCGGCGGTCTCCAGCGGGTAGCGCACCGGCACCCAGCAACAGCATCAGGACAAGAACCGGGCGGAACAAGGCTTCTCTCCGGCGACGGGTTGTCAGACATTCCATCTGATCCTCCTGACGAGTAAAAGGTTCAGGTGTATAATAACCGTGCGCAAAACAGGAGGTTGAAAGAGCGACCGAGATGAGCGACAAGATTGCGTTTACCAAGAATTATTCCGACCTGAGCACCAACCAGGGATTCCAGTTTGAATTCTACTGCGATCGCTGCGGATCAGGATTTCGAACCCGCTTCCAGGCATCGACTATCAGCCGGGTCACCGAGGCCTTGAACGCAGCCGGAAGCCTGTTCGGCGGGTTGTTCGGCCAAGCAGCGGACCTCGGCGAACGTGCCCGTTCCGCCAGCTGGGAGAAAGCGCACGACGATGCATTCACTGCCGCCATGGAAGAGTTGCGGCCTGATTTCATCCAGTGCCCGCGCTGCTCCGGTTGGGTGTGTCGGCAGAGCTGCTGGAACAGTCAGCGCGGCTTGTGTAAAAACTGCTCCCCAGACCTGGGTGTGGAAATGGCCGCTGCGCAATCCTCCCGCACGGTTGAGGAGATTTGGGCCCACTCCAAGATGGCGGAGGAAGACCGCGAGATGCTCAAGGAGAGCAGTTGGCGGGAAGGCGCGCGGGCCACCTGCCCCCACTGCGGCGTGCCGCTGGCCAAAAAGCAGAAATTCTGTCCGGAGTGCGGCGGGCCGCTCCAGCAGAAAACGGCCTGCCCCAAATGCGGCACCACTGTTCCCCCGGGAACCAAATTTTGCGGCGAGTGCGGCGCCAAAATCGGGGGGTGATCGTCCGTTACCAGGCGGGCGAATCGTCAGTCATCGAACCAACGGGCTGCCCGGCTTCCACCAATGCGCGGCAATTAAAACTCCGAATCGCCAAGTGAATTGGTTTGTACAAGCAGTCGTCGGATCGCGCGGTGGAGTTAGGATCGGACCGATCCCGGCTCAGCGTCGGCTTCAGCCGGTACGCCGCAATGTCACGCCTGCGGCGCCGATGGGCGTCATTTGATTGGTTACCGGGCTTGCGCCGCGGGAACCGGATTGCGGAGCAACGGATCGGGGCTTGCCCGGACCGCCTTTAGGTTGGGCGGCTTGGGCCACCGACGCGGGGACGCTGGATTGACTGATACTTCCGCTCGCTGTTGCCAAGTCCTTGTTGGTAAATGCCCGGGCGCCGGACTTGGCGGGCATTGCATTCTTCCTTTTCGATAATTCGGCCAAGGTTGTCGGAGAGGATGTGGCCGTGTTTTGGCCAGAGGTCGCCGTGGCGGGTTTTTGGGTAGCGCGGGATTTTTCCTTCCGGGACAGGCCGACTAGGCTCTGTCCAGCGACAGAAAGCGTCAAGACACCTAAAACAAGCCAAAACACCAAGCGTCGCACGGAAACCACCCTCCTCATGACATCAATTATTTTAACATATCAAGCACCCCATCGATATCAGTTCACGTCAACGGAGGCGTGGGTGCAATACCAAACGCCCGGCCCCCGGGTCCAGCTCCAGTCTCGCGACGGCGAGCAGATCGGCGCCGAGCACGCCGTCCAAAGGAGTCAGGGCATAACCGGAGACGGGCCAGACTGCCAATTCGCGCCAGACGAGTGATTGCCCGCCCAGCCGGACGGTCAGCTGCGGGACGAACCGGACCTCACGACTTTCGGTCCCGCCGGCTCCGGCGATCTTGGCGGTTCGTCGCGGCAGCGATTGGGTGCCCAACTTCTCTAAAAACGGCTGGCGCAGACTGGTTGCGGCGGCACCGGTGTCCAGCCCAAACACAAGGGGACGACCGTCGGCCATAGCGGCACAGGCACAGGGGTAACCCATCCAAAACAGGTTGCGCCGATTTTCGACAATCGGTTGTGAAGGTCCAAGCCGGCAGAAGCCGGCCGCCAGGTCCAGTTCAACACTCATGTGGCGCAATGCATTCCACCCGATCAGGCCATCAAGAGCAACAGGATGGCCCAGCGGTCCGGGCAGGCGAAGGTCCCGGTCGGACAGGACGATGGCGGGCAGATTGTAAAAAAAAACACCGCCAGCTTGAAGTTCCCGGATGATCGCACCTCGTACAGCGACCTTGTGCCGCGTGGTCGTGTCAGCGGTTGTCTTGGCCCCGGCGGGAAGGATGCCGCAGCGTCGGGCGGTTGATTCGGTGAGCACGGTCAGACCGGCGCCGGTGTCCAACCAGAGTCGGCTGCTTCGACCATTGACACTGACCATGAGGGCTGGCGTCCCGATTTGACTGGCAGTCAGCGGCAACGTGATGGGTTCGGCTGGTATGACCGAACGGAAGGGTGCTTGTCCCCTGAATGTTTGGGCCAAGATCCGATCGTCGAACAAGCCGGCGCTGTAGAATGGCGCGTAGCGCAGAAACCGATCCCAGTCGCCCAGAAGGAACAAGGTTTCCCCCAGCAGATCGGCCGTCACGCGGCGTTCATCGCCTGGCTCCAGACGGTTGAGAAAGGCAGCCAGACGATCGGCGGCGGTGGCGTAGTCTCCGCCCAGTAAGTCGGCGATGGAGTCAGTAAGAGCAGCTGATGCGAGGTGGAGAGGTGAAGAGCCCGGTAGCGCCAGCGGGAGTTCGGGCATTCGACCGGACAGATCAAAATCCGGCCTGGTCGGCGAATTCGCTGGCCCGTCGGGGGGCTGGATTTCCAGGCGCGGCGGCACGCACGCTGCCAACACACTGACCAGCACGATTGTCAACGGCAACAAGTCGAGTCGATTGGAGTGGGTCTCGTGGCGAATCATTGCACCGGCACCTTGATGTTGTACGCACGATCTGGCGCCATGTTCGGGAACACCGCGGCTGGCCTGCCGTCAGGATTGCCGGCGTGACGGCAAGATCCCCCGGCGCACAGCTACCAACTCGGCGGCGATGCACAGCGCGATCTCCGCGGGGGTCTCCGCGCCGATTCTCAATCCGATGGGACAACGAACCTGATCCAATTCAGCAGAAGTGAAGCCACTGGCCGCCAAAGAAGAAAAAATCGCCGACTTTTTGCGGACGCTACCA harbors:
- a CDS encoding TIGR01212 family radical SAM protein (This family includes YhcC from E. coli K-12, an uncharacterized radical SAM protein.), whose protein sequence is MSKVLVNTDRPCPHRAVAGGCVFCDEESVLPSYLHSSLPVAEQVRQGMEVRRRRGAITGCIVYFQRGTYTAAPVDVLRREFEEALAVDGVVALAVGTRPDCLPVPVIELLAGLAIRRPLFVDVGLQSVHPETLNRIRRGHDAAEFEWAIKRLAVLPGVLPIAHMILGLPGEDAPMMRASFRWLARLPLHGVKIHHLQVVRDTPLEAEYRAGRIQPIAQEDYVPLLADVLEELPAEFVIHRLVGDQPAPVLLAPRWTWSKHQVRLALMNEFKRRGTRQGARADGCRTSAS
- a CDS encoding tRNA (cytidine(34)-2'-O)-methyltransferase codes for the protein MSDLLLHIVLVQPLIPPNTGNVARLCAATGCALHLVEPLGFSLEDRQLKRAGLDYWEHVTVSVWPDFRHLQLAMGPRPFHLFSSRVKRPYTQAPYGPGDMLVFGNEENGLPDDLLLAHAECTYTIPMWGAVRSLNLSTSVGIVTYEALRVIHGF
- a CDS encoding glycosyltransferase family 2 protein, yielding MKPRLSIIIVNWNSGPRLRANVESLRRENDPTGLEVMIVDNASTDGSADMIAGDATACLIRLLSNRGFAAAANTAAREARGNWLLFLNPDIIHTPNNIGRLLAGVTGRTEAVGGCGCLVDTEGRPQRHFQLRQLPSPAWALAELLLPQQVRINGWGLRRHFYAHYPWDRPFRVQQPAAACLLLRTDAFRELGGFDEAFSPAWFEDVDLCRRLRDRRLDLWFVPDARFIHEGGYSASALSPAEFLSIYWGNACRYYTKHHPAFAVLYRRLVPVGLYMRAAVAASADRRQALCEAGRRLMDRIRTTGTDRS
- a CDS encoding glycosyltransferase family 2 protein, which codes for MAAKLAVQLVTFNSREDLPGCLTSLAAQTFRDFEIHVLDNASADGTRAFLKEHRAELTVLEYAPCNLGFAAAHNRLLAGHAAEYVLFLNPDTELAPDCLERGVDRLSRHPECGSLSPKLWRLVVTDAERVRTHVLDSTGIYWLRNQRHLDRGSGEPDTGQYDRPAYVFGATGAASFYRRTCLADVAVDGEILDEDFFAYREDAELAWRAAWRGWRCVFDPAVTAWHVRRVLPENRRRTHPDINLHSVKNRWLLRFKDMPFSMYLRWFVPISLRDLAVVVYVPLCEPRSLMAFVSIARLLPRFLYKRRMVFARATVSRQEIEQWFYRPEMPFATGAENHAE
- the murA gene encoding UDP-N-acetylglucosamine 1-carboxyvinyltransferase codes for the protein MEQFVIEGGHPLQGEVTPSGNKNAALPLLAACLLTEEPVTLLNVPDIGDVRTMRALMESLGVSVTDVGGGTWCIQASQVRPADLDPELCLKIRASILLAGPVTARCGNLRLPPPGGDVIGRRRLDTHLQALQALGARTDYDRIRKEFQFHSEGLSGADILLDEAGVTATENAIMGAVTARGTTYLRNAASEPHVQELCLLLNRMGARIDHIGSNVLRIEGVTRLKGAEFTIGPDYMEVVSFIGAAAVTRGAVRIRRAGPQYLGMIRMTFNKFGVDWTVDGDDVVVSADQRLVVEPELGGAIPEVRVMPWPAFPTDLMSIAIVTATQSRGSVLFHDWMYPSRMFFTDKLVAMGAQIVLCDPHRCIVQGPSKLYGENMESPDIRAGMALVLAALAAQGESVIRNIHQIERGYAQVDSKLRALGARITRVCKT
- a CDS encoding SPFH domain-containing protein, which codes for MDAIFERPAWRINGFLLLLINLVIFFWSVLGIITAARLDDTSVFGPLGFGIAGMIGGSIMTGGFFVVHPNESRVLIFFGRYVGSVRESGFWWTNPFTVKKRLSLRVHNFNSEKLKVNDAQGNPIEIAAVIVWRVVDSAKAMFDVENYEQFVAIQSETAIRGLASTYPYDSHEEGESSLRGSPSEVADNLRSEVHNRLEIAGVEVLDARISHLAYAPEIAQAMLRRQQAQAIIAARQKIVEGAVGMVQMALQMLSEQKLVQLDEERKAAMVNNLLVALVSEQETQPIINTGTLFG
- a CDS encoding Arc family DNA-binding protein; the encoded protein is MSKNKRFLLRLDDRMYAALEKWAADDLRSVNSQIEYVLQEALRRAGRLKTAGAAPPDSDGTAPRGRSRKQT
- a CDS encoding zinc ribbon domain-containing protein, translating into MSDKIAFTKNYSDLSTNQGFQFEFYCDRCGSGFRTRFQASTISRVTEALNAAGSLFGGLFGQAADLGERARSASWEKAHDDAFTAAMEELRPDFIQCPRCSGWVCRQSCWNSQRGLCKNCSPDLGVEMAAAQSSRTVEEIWAHSKMAEEDREMLKESSWREGARATCPHCGVPLAKKQKFCPECGGPLQQKTACPKCGTTVPPGTKFCGECGAKIGG